TGTGGTGCTGGCGGACACCGACACCGTCACCGGCCGGAGGGGCCAGGACTCGGATTTCAGGCGGAGGTGGGGCTTCCTTGCGGCCACCCGTGGGGCGTTCTAAGTGGCCACCAGTGGGGACTTTGGCATGGCCACGTACACGCCGACGGGTGGGCAAGACGTTCCTCCTCTCGCACTTCGCAGCGTCGCGGAGGGCGCTCTTCTTTGCCGCCACCCAGCAGGCGGAGGCAATCGAACTGCGACGGCTCTACGAGGCGGTCGGCCGGGACCTGGGGAGCGATGCTACCGACGCAACTGGACGGGGCTTCACCAGCTGGGAGGCCGCGATGCGCTTTGCGATCGCGCAGGCCGGCCGGGAGGCGTTGTTGATGATCCTCGACGAGGTCCCCTATCTCGCCCGGCCGACGCCGGGCTTCGCCAGCATCCTCACAGTCGGTTTGGGACCGCGTGGCCCCAGGAACGCGTCTCATGCTGGTGATCACCGGCTCTGCGATCGGAGCCGTCCAGCAGATGCTTGGCGCGGGTGGGGCGCTACGGGGCCGACCGACGCTCAGCATGCGCCTCGATCCGGCGGGCCTGCTGGCCGCCCGGGCGTTCCTGCCCGACCTTGCACCCGAGGATCTGGTCGCGGCCTACGCCGCGTGCGGGGGGTACCCGCTCCACCTCAGGGCGTGGGACCAGCGCGCCTCAAGGGCGACGAACCTGATGCGCCTCGCCGGAAGCGCGGGCAGAATCCTTCTTGAGGACGCCCGGGCATCCTGTTCGAGGAACTGGGCGAGGCCGATGGATACCGGCGGGTGCTGGCAGCCATCGGCCGGGGCCGCACCCGGCTCGCCGACCTCCAGGCCGAGGCCGCCCAGCGGATCGAGCATCCCCTGCAGGTCCTGCAGCGTGCCGGATTTGTCAGGCTGAGCGTGCCAGTGGGGCTCCCCGGCCAGCCCGTCCCCTCTACGAACTGGGCGACATCTACTTGGCGTTTTGGTTCGGCGTCCTGTACTCGGATCTGGCTCTCATCGAGGGCGGCCAGGGCGCGGCGGTGTTGGCACGGCGCCGCCCGCAATGGGATCGCCATCTGGCATGGGTCTTCGAGGAGCAGGCACGGCGGCACGCGGTGCGGCTCGTGGCCGACGGCGTCCTTCCCGAGGACCTGGTTGTGGGAGCGACGCCACCGCCTGGCGCCTGCTTGAGCTGCTCTCCATGCACCTTGCGGTGTCGGGGCCGATGGTCGAGCAGTGGCTCGGGGTGTCGGGCCCGGCGGCCCGTATGGCGATCCGGGAACTGGCTGACCGGGGGATCCTGGTGCCGTTGTCCCTGCCTGCCTCCAAGCCAGGCCGCCCGCAGTGGTGGGTGGCCGGGGGCATTCTGGATGCCATGGGGTGGGCCGGGTAAGCCCTGGAGCAGCGGACCGGCTCGACTGTCCACATGGCTCAGCGAGGCGGTGTGCTGAGGGCTGCAAACGTGTGTTGACTCACGGTGGCACATGCGATTAACATTCTGCACGAGATGGCAGGTTGGGAAGAATCGGCGGACCGGCCGGTCATGGCACCTCCGGTGCTACGGCCTGGGGACGTATTCCCGCCCCGCCCTCCGGAGGCGGACCGCAGACGGGGGCCGGGGTGGCCGGTCTGGGTCGCAATCGTTGTGGTGCTGGCCCTCGGCGGGGGACTGGTCGGCTACCTCACGACCCGCAAATCGACGGCAACGCCGGCGGACCAAGTGGCCGCGGTGCGGAAGGCGTACTTGGCTTGGTGGGGGGCCCGCAAACAAGCCTATCTGCAACTCGACCCTCTGCCGATGCGTTCTCTTATGACTCCTATCGGATATGAGTCCGAGGTGAAAACGCTCGCGTCCCAGCAGCAAGAGAATCAGCCTATTGATATTGAAGTTCCAGTCCATAGGCTGCAGATCATGGTTTATCGGGGTGGCCAATACGCCTCCGTTGATGATGTCTGGCAGAGTAAATCCGTCAGTCTAGACCCAAATACACAGCAGCCAACGTCCCAACCCACGAATGACTTTGTCGAAGACAGCACGACGTTAAAATCGCTCGCTGGGATGTGGCTAGTTGACGGAACGGGCACGTTCGGTGCCTCAACTCAGACAGTTTCAGGCACGGCCATTTCTTATGCAACCATACCGGCTGGTCAGCCGAGCTCCGACGTGCGAAGGGAACTCCAGTCCGCCTTCAGGAATTTTGAGGAAGTAAGAGACTCTGCCTACAAGAAGCTCGATCCTGCCCTGCTGACCGAAGTCGAGGCGCAGCCTCAGCTTGGAGCCGACGAGGCCAAGCTGACAACCCAGAAATCCCAGGGGGCAACAATACGTTATGACGACCAAGACAACTACCGTATTGGCTTGGAGAGTTCCGGAGTCGCTTGGGTGTATGACACTGCTCTAGACCAAAGCGCAACTGTTAGCCAAGACACGGGTAAGCCGCTCCAACCTGTACAGCCAAGAGTGCTTCGGCTACGTTTTCGATTCTCTAGAGGGGCAAACGGGTGGTTGGTGGACGGCATCGGCGGAAACTAGTTCTTCTGTTCGCGGCGCTGGTTGTCCTGACGGGACGGATGCCCGCGAGCTGGGCAGATGGCCCTCCCGCGCCTGAGCCAACTGCAACAGCAGCATGCTCTGGCGTGGGGACAACGGATCCTTGGTCAGGAGAATATTGTCTTGGAAATGATACGGTTCATCAGGCGCACGTCAAATTGGATGTGGGAACGACCGGAAACCCGTCCGACCCGCCCACCCCCGCCCCCAACCCACGACCCGCCAAGGTGCAGTCGGTGAAGGTCAATCCCAGCCCCAGACCCTCGCCCCCGCCCTGCACCTCCACGCCCATGCCCGCCGATGTCCAGGCTGAGTGGACCCAGCTCTCTACCGGGCCCAACCCGCAGACCGCCATCGCCACCTGGTGGGCGCAGGCCCGGTCCGCCCTCTTCTCGCCCGGCCTCCTCTCGGTGGCCCTCGCCAACGCCGCCCGTCAGCTACCGGCAGTCCCCCCGCCTCCCTCCACGCCGCCTGCGCCCGGCGCCACCGGCAGTTTCGTGGTGTGCGCCGGCGTGGTCCACGTCTACTGGTACGTCCCCCGCGCCCCGCGCGCCCCGGGAGCCAACCCGGCGCTTGTGGTCGCCGTATCCGTGAGCGACACCGTGACGCTGCCCGCCCTCAGCCTCGGGGCGGCGCCGCCCGCCAGCGCCGGGATCGCCAACTTCCCGAGCGAGTTCAGCATCACCGGCTACGCCGGCACGCCCATCGACACCTCCACAACCCGGAACGGGCTCAGCGTGCACCTCATCTCCACGCCGGTGTCGTACGTCTGGGATTTCGGCGACGGCACCGGGACCACCACAAGCTCACTCGGGGTCGGCGCCAACCCGCCGGTGACCCATGCCTTTGCGCAAAGCTCGGCGAAGAACGAGCGAGCCGTAGCCGGCAAATATCAGGTGAAGGTCACCATCGTCTTCGACACCAAGTTCGAGGCGGTCGGACCCGGCACCACCCCAGGCCTCCAGGACTTCTCCGACTATGGCCTGGCGCCACTGGTGGACGCCGCAACCCTGCCCTACGAAGTGGACCAGCTCTACGGGGTGCTTGTCCCATCGAGCCCCGGTCGGTAGCCAATGCTCATGCAGCGCGCCTGCGAACCCCTGGGCGCAGTCCGTCATGGAAGTCGGGGCGGCGGCTGAAAGCGTTCCCCTCTCCGCCTTCCTCGAGGTGGAGGGGCAGCGAAGGTTTGACCACCACGTGAGCGTGACCTCGGGCGACCCCGCCCGGCTGGCTGGCTTCGCCACCGAGGCCGGGCCGGCCACCGAGTCCCTCGCCGAGGCCGCCCAGGCCGCCATCAACCTGTGGTCTCGGGTGGCGGCGGGCAGCGCCGTGGAGGTCCCCAACCTGGGCAGCCTGCGGGCGATGGAGGCCTTCTTCGTCGAGCTGCGGGCCACCGAGGCCTTCGCCGCCGATGTCGCCCGGGCCCTGGCACAGGCCGATGCATGGGAAGGCGGCGTGGCGACGATCTCCGATGCCGCCCTCAGCACCTTCCTGGCCCGGGACGGGCGGCTGGCCGATCCCGACGGGGGGTTCTCCATCCCGGCGTCGGCCCTGCTGGGCGACGTTCCGCTCAGCGGGTTCAGCGACGACCCGGTGTGCACCGCCACCGGCAACTTCGTCCACCACGAGGTCGACCTGGCCTTCCCCGCCCGCTCGGCGGTCCTCGATGTGAAACGGGTCTACAACGCCCTGGCCTCCGGTAGGCCGGGGGCGTTCGGGGCCGGGTGGTCGAGCCTGCTCGACTGCGTGCTGCTGCTGGGCCACTCCCCGTCGGTGGTGCTGGCGGACGGGGCCGGGATCGGCTTCACCGCCGGTCCGGACGGGTCGTGGACAGGCGTTGGGCGGCCGGTGCTGCGGCTGGCCCCCGAGGACGAGGGCTGGCTGGTCTCGGAGCGGGGCCGGCCCCGGCTTGCCTTCTCCGCCACCGGCGCCCTGACCGCCATGGTGCAGGGGGTACGGCGTGTGGTTGTCGAGCGCTGGCAGTCGGGGGAGGTCCAGCGCCTGGTGGAGGTGGTGTCCGGGCGGTGGCTGGAGGTGTCCTGGGATGCCGGCCGGGTGGCGGCGGTGCGCTCCTCCGACGGGCGGGGGGCGACCTACACCTACCGGGGTGGCCACCTGGTGGCGGTCACACGGCCCTCGGGCGGGGTCTCCTACGGCATCGCCGGCGGCCGGGTGACCTCGGTGACCGACGCCGACGGGGTGGTGGTGGTGGCCAACACCTACGACCACCAGGGCCGGGTGGCCACCCAGGTGAGCCCCTTCGGGCGGCGAAGCTCCTACCACTACGGCCCGCACCGGGTGACCGTGGTCACCGGCGACGACGGCATCCGCAACGCCTTCGTGCACGACCAGCGGGCCAACCTGACCGCCCTGGTGGGCGCCGACGGGCGGGCGATGCGTCTGGCCTACGACGCCTCCGGCCATCTGGCGGGGTGGACCGACCGGCGGGGGGAGTCGTGGAGCCTGGAGTGGTCGGGGGACCACCCCGTGGCCCGGTACGGCCCCCTCGGCCTCGAGGAGGCCTTCGCCTGGGACGCCGCCGGGCGGATCACCGAGCGCCGGGCACCCTGGGGCGCCACCACGTACGAGTACCGGGACGGCCTTGCCACGCCGTGGCGGGTCGTGGGGCCGGGCGGGGCGGTGTCGGTGATCGCCGTGGGCGCCGACGACCAGCCGGCCGGGATCGTCGACGCCGACGGGGTGTCCTGCACGCTGTCCTGGGACGGCGACGGGCAGCTGGTCTCGCTCACCGACGGGGAGGCCAACACCACGGCGCTCCGCTACGACCCGGGCGGGGCGCTGGCGGCGCTCCGGCTGGCGTCGTCGATCACGCTGTCCTACGACAACGACGCCGCCGGCCGGGTGGTCGCTGCCCGCACTCCGAAGGCCCGCTTCGAGTTCTCCTGGTCGGCGGCGGGGCGGGCAGTGGGCGGGGTGGATCCCGCCGAGGGGGCCTGGCGGGCGGCCTTCGGCCCGCACGGGGCGCTGGCCTCGATGACCGACGCCTCCGGGGCGGTGACCACACTGGCCTACGACCCCTCGGGCAACGTGGTCTCGGTCGTGGGGCCGGACGGGCGGCGCTTCGCCCAGGGCTTCGACGGCTTCGGGTCCGTGGTGTCGGCGACCGATCCCGGCGGGGCCACCTGGGCCTACGAGCGCGATGCCGAGGGTGCCCTGGTGGGTGTGGTCCCTCCCGTGGGCGGATCCCAGCGGCGGGTGCTCGACGCCCTGGGGCGCACGGTCCAGGAGGTCGACGGCGCCGGCGGGGTCTGGCGGCACACCTACGGGGCCGACGGGCGTCTGGCGTCGGTGGTCGACCCCGCCGGCGAGGAGACCGCCTACGCCTACAACGCCGCCGGGCGGGTGGCCTCGGTGTCGGTGGGGGGCCGGGAGCTGGCGTCGTACGCCTGGAGCCCTGCCGGGCGGTTGTCGTCGGTCACCCGGGAGGGCGTGGCGGCCACCTACCGCTACGACCGGGCCGGAAGGCTGGCGGGGGTTACTGACAACAGCGGCTCGGTGTCCCTGGTGCGCGACGTCGACGGCCGGGTGGTGCGGGCAACCGACGGCCGGGGCCGGGCGGTGCTGGTCAACCGGGACGGGGCCGGGAGGGCGGTGTCGGTCACCGACCGGCGGGGGGTGGTGGTCCACCTGGAGCGCGACGGGGCCGGGCGGGCCACGGCGGCGGCGACCGGCCCTGCGGCATCGGGGTTCTCCTGGGACGAGCGGGGCCTGCTGGCCTCGGCGGCCGATCCCCTCGGGGCGGCGACGTCATTCGCCTACGACGCCGCCGGGCGGCTGTCGTCGGTCACCGACGGGCTGGGCGGGCTCTCCAGCTTCGCCTACGACGCCGCCGGGCGGCTGTCGTCGGTCACCGATGTGCTCGGGGCGACGACCTCCCTGGTGCGCGACGCCGCCGGGGCGCTGGAGGCGGTGCGCTTCGCCGACGGCGCCGGCCGGAAGCTCTGGCGGGACGGGGCGGGCCGGGTGACGGGCTACTCGCCCCTCGGTGCGGGCAAGCCCTCTGTTGTCATCCAGCGAGATGCCGCCGGCCAACGGGTGGACACGCCGAGGTCCAGGCCTGGCCTGCATCAGCGGTCCAGGGACCCTGCCCCCGATCTGCCGGTCGATGCAGCCGGGCGGGTGACGGCCAGCCTGGCCGGGGCTCTCTACCGCCACGACCGGGCGGGCCAGCTGGTGGAGTGGGTGCCGCCGGGCGGGGCAGCCGTGAGCTTTGCCTACGACCAGGGCGGGCGGCTGGTGTCCGAGTCGGCTCCGGGGGGCGGGAGGATCACCTACCGCCACAACGCCCTCGGACAGCTGCTCAGCCGCCGGGGGCCGGGCGGGGAGCTCACCACCTTCGCCTACGACGCCGCCGGGCGCCGGGTCCGGGAGGAGTCCGGGGAGGAGCGAGTGGGCTACGCCTGGGACGCCGCCGGGCGGCTGTCGTCGGTCAGCAGGAACGGCGAGCGGGTGGAGATTGCCTTCGACAACCTGGGCCTGCCGGTGTCGGTCGGTGGTGTTTCCGTGGGTTGGGAGACCGAGGGCGGTTGGCCCCGGGTGGCGACCATCGGGGGGAGGGCGGTCGACCGGGACGCCGGTGCCGGCGAGGCGACCGATCCCTGGGGCGCCTCTGGGGTGGGTGGGGTCCACGTCGGCTACCGGGGAGAGCTCAGCACCGGCGGGCTGGTGTGGCTGGGTGCCCGGGTCTACGACCCCGCCACCCGCTCGTTCCTGGCCCCCGACCCGCTGGCGAACCCGCCGGGGGCGCCGTGCGGGGCCAACCCCTACCACTACGCCTGGAACGACCCGGTGAGCCTCCTGGACCCCTCGGGGCTCCGGCCCCTCACCCAGGCCGAGTTCGAGGCCGCCAAGCACGCCGAAGAGCTGGGCAACATCGTCAAGTCCTGGGAGTCGATCAAGAAGGACCCCTGGGGGGACCTGGCGCTCGGGCTCAGCATCGTGGCCGGGGTGGGGCTGTGCTTCGTGCCCGGTGGCCAGGCCCTCGGGGCGGCGGTCCTGATCGGGGTGGGCACCTCGGCGGCGGCGGGCTTGGCGACCGGGACCTTCAACCCCCGGGTGGTGGCGGCCACCGGGGTCCTCTCCGGGCTGACGGCCGGGCTGGGCGAGGCGCTGGACGGTGCCAGCGTTGCCACCCAGACCGCTGTGCGTATGGGGGCCAACGCCGCCGGCAACGTGGCCACCCGGGCGGTGAGCGGGGCGCCGATCAGCCTGAAGTCCCTGGCGTTGGGGCTGGGCCTGGACGCCGTGGGGGGCGTGGCGGGGGAGGTTCAGGGGGCGACGAGTGTCAATCTGGCGGTGGGCGATGAGAGTGAGTACGTCAACCTAGCGAGTAAGGCCCAGACTGAGCACATTATCAAAGGTCACATGCCGCCTGGAGAACCAGGCAACA
This portion of the Actinomycetota bacterium genome encodes:
- a CDS encoding DUF6531 domain-containing protein; its protein translation is MEVGAAAESVPLSAFLEVEGQRRFDHHVSVTSGDPARLAGFATEAGPATESLAEAAQAAINLWSRVAAGSAVEVPNLGSLRAMEAFFVELRATEAFAADVARALAQADAWEGGVATISDAALSTFLARDGRLADPDGGFSIPASALLGDVPLSGFSDDPVCTATGNFVHHEVDLAFPARSAVLDVKRVYNALASGRPGAFGAGWSSLLDCVLLLGHSPSVVLADGAGIGFTAGPDGSWTGVGRPVLRLAPEDEGWLVSERGRPRLAFSATGALTAMVQGVRRVVVERWQSGEVQRLVEVVSGRWLEVSWDAGRVAAVRSSDGRGATYTYRGGHLVAVTRPSGGVSYGIAGGRVTSVTDADGVVVVANTYDHQGRVATQVSPFGRRSSYHYGPHRVTVVTGDDGIRNAFVHDQRANLTALVGADGRAMRLAYDASGHLAGWTDRRGESWSLEWSGDHPVARYGPLGLEEAFAWDAAGRITERRAPWGATTYEYRDGLATPWRVVGPGGAVSVIAVGADDQPAGIVDADGVSCTLSWDGDGQLVSLTDGEANTTALRYDPGGALAALRLASSITLSYDNDAAGRVVAARTPKARFEFSWSAAGRAVGGVDPAEGAWRAAFGPHGALASMTDASGAVTTLAYDPSGNVVSVVGPDGRRFAQGFDGFGSVVSATDPGGATWAYERDAEGALVGVVPPVGGSQRRVLDALGRTVQEVDGAGGVWRHTYGADGRLASVVDPAGEETAYAYNAAGRVASVSVGGRELASYAWSPAGRLSSVTREGVAATYRYDRAGRLAGVTDNSGSVSLVRDVDGRVVRATDGRGRAVLVNRDGAGRAVSVTDRRGVVVHLERDGAGRATAAATGPAASGFSWDERGLLASAADPLGAATSFAYDAAGRLSSVTDGLGGLSSFAYDAAGRLSSVTDVLGATTSLVRDAAGALEAVRFADGAGRKLWRDGAGRVTGYSPLGAGKPSVVIQRDAAGQRVDTPRSRPGLHQRSRDPAPDLPVDAAGRVTASLAGALYRHDRAGQLVEWVPPGGAAVSFAYDQGGRLVSESAPGGGRITYRHNALGQLLSRRGPGGELTTFAYDAAGRRVREESGEERVGYAWDAAGRLSSVSRNGERVEIAFDNLGLPVSVGGVSVGWETEGGWPRVATIGGRAVDRDAGAGEATDPWGASGVGGVHVGYRGELSTGGLVWLGARVYDPATRSFLAPDPLANPPGAPCGANPYHYAWNDPVSLLDPSGLRPLTQAEFEAAKHAEELGNIVKSWESIKKDPWGDLALGLSIVAGVGLCFVPGGQALGAAVLIGVGTSAAAGLATGTFNPRVVAATGVLSGLTAGLGEALDGASVATQTAVRMGANAAGNVATRAVSGAPISLKSLALGLGLDAVGGVAGEVQGATSVNLAVGDESEYVNLASKAQTEHIIKGHMPPGEPGNTLFPNEWSSGQILHNTSDIATDPSLSWQQETGRPGAESTRSGTPVRFSVEGVRDGVKMRVIVEPRGEGIITSYPKP